A DNA window from Staphylococcus warneri contains the following coding sequences:
- the hpf gene encoding ribosome hibernation-promoting factor, HPF/YfiA family translates to MIRFEIHGDNLTITDAIRNYIEEKIGKLERYFNNVPNAVAHVKVKTYSNSTTKVEVTIPLKDVTLRAEERHDDLYAGVDLITNKLERQVRKYKTRVNRKQRDRGDQEVFVAEVQEAPPEEISGAEENNDNDIEIIRSKQFSLKPMDSEEAVLQMNLLGHDFFIFTDRETDGTSIVYRRKDGKYGLIETTEQ, encoded by the coding sequence ATGATTAGATTTGAAATTCATGGAGATAACCTCACTATCACAGATGCAATTCGCAACTATATTGAGGAAAAAATTGGTAAGTTAGAACGTTACTTTAATAATGTACCGAATGCGGTTGCACACGTTAAAGTTAAAACTTATTCAAATTCAACTACAAAAGTTGAAGTAACAATTCCTCTTAAAGATGTCACTTTAAGAGCAGAAGAAAGACATGATGATTTATATGCTGGTGTTGATTTAATTACTAATAAACTTGAACGTCAAGTTAGAAAGTATAAAACACGTGTAAATCGTAAGCAACGTGACCGTGGTGATCAAGAAGTGTTTGTAGCAGAAGTTCAAGAAGCACCACCAGAAGAAATTAGCGGTGCAGAAGAAAATAATGATAATGATATCGAAATTATTCGTTCTAAACAATTCAGTTTAAAACCTATGGATTCTGAAGAAGCGGTATTACAAATGAATCTTTTAGGACATGACTTCTTTATCTTTACAGATCGTGAAACTGACGGTACTAGTATCGTTTATCGTCGTAAAGATGGAAAATATGGTTTAATTGAAACAACTGAACAATAA
- a CDS encoding ComF family protein, producing the protein MERCLQCLNPINEPFTIINFYRNPNVLCETCVGKWNQVKIHDAIKRCKKCLKVMTQDEQICEDCQFLNERFNIQYQLKCDFIYEGIMKETIHQYKFLKDHYLCKILAEVINIPEGKFDYVIPIPSPDERNIERTFNPVEEVLKMKGVDYKNVLGTEFRPKQAGLNKIKRIKETNPFFIRKNIELDGKEILLVDDIYTTGLTINRAMCKLSTLNVRKFNVFAFAR; encoded by the coding sequence ATGGAAAGATGTCTACAATGCTTGAATCCTATAAATGAACCTTTTACTATCATTAATTTTTATAGAAACCCTAATGTTTTATGTGAGACTTGCGTCGGAAAATGGAATCAAGTAAAAATCCATGATGCTATAAAGCGTTGTAAAAAGTGTTTGAAAGTAATGACACAAGATGAACAAATTTGTGAAGATTGTCAATTTTTGAATGAGCGATTTAACATTCAATATCAATTAAAATGTGATTTTATTTATGAAGGTATTATGAAAGAAACGATTCATCAATATAAATTTTTGAAAGATCATTATTTATGCAAAATTCTTGCTGAGGTAATCAATATACCAGAAGGTAAATTTGACTACGTAATCCCTATACCATCCCCAGATGAACGTAATATTGAAAGAACATTTAATCCAGTTGAAGAAGTTTTAAAGATGAAAGGTGTTGATTATAAAAATGTATTAGGTACAGAATTTAGACCGAAACAAGCAGGTTTAAATAAAATTAAACGAATAAAAGAGACAAATCCCTTTTTTATAAGGAAAAATATTGAGTTAGATGGTAAGGAAATATTACTTGTTGATGATATTTATACAACGGGGTTAACGATTAATCGTGCAATGTGTAAATTATCCACATTAAATGTCAGAAAATTCAATGTGTTTGCGTTTGCAAGATAA
- a CDS encoding DEAD/DEAH box helicase family protein produces the protein MELLNDNSVCLFLLEGTSILHFGKLIHSEMNITTEQVAHVTKGVVFKNNRWHCVQCETDDAKYFHRYFSNFINKDIIYCRKCIQLGRMDHLTDYRITKSHQKATLCEYHLEFALSDQQRYASQQIVNAIKARRKLLLYAVTGAGKTEMIFEGIKFARNQGDNIAIVSPRVDVVVEISQRIKNAFFQEDIDVLHQSSKQEFNGHFIISTIHQLYRYKNHFDAIIIDEVDAFPLSMDDDLFKVIQTASKQSACHIYMTATPPKKLLSTISKDNVIKLPARFHRQPLPVPNFQYLKFNPKKVQYKLLNFLSQQIQRQRYTLVFFNHIDCMIKAFKTYQAQIPNLIYIHSEDEQRFEKVQSLRAGNHVVVFTTTILERGFTMEKLDVVVIDADQFSKEALIQIAGRVGRKKQAPNGHVIYYHNGVSLSMMLARKDIKKMNQLGKQKGWLDI, from the coding sequence ATGGAATTGTTGAATGACAATTCGGTATGTCTTTTTTTATTGGAGGGAACATCAATATTACATTTTGGAAAGTTAATTCATTCAGAAATGAATATCACTACGGAACAAGTGGCACATGTTACTAAAGGCGTTGTATTTAAAAATAACCGTTGGCATTGTGTTCAATGTGAAACAGACGATGCTAAATATTTTCATCGCTATTTTTCAAATTTTATAAATAAAGACATTATATATTGTAGAAAATGTATACAACTTGGTCGTATGGATCATTTGACTGATTATAGAATAACTAAGAGTCATCAAAAGGCTACGCTATGTGAATATCACCTTGAATTTGCGCTTTCAGACCAACAAAGGTATGCCTCTCAACAAATTGTAAATGCAATTAAGGCACGACGAAAATTATTGTTATATGCAGTTACTGGGGCTGGTAAGACTGAAATGATTTTCGAAGGCATTAAGTTTGCTAGAAATCAAGGCGACAATATTGCGATTGTATCACCACGTGTTGATGTTGTAGTAGAAATTAGCCAACGGATTAAAAATGCATTTTTTCAGGAAGATATAGATGTATTGCATCAAAGTAGTAAACAAGAGTTCAACGGACACTTTATCATTTCAACGATTCATCAGCTATATCGATATAAAAACCACTTTGATGCTATTATTATTGATGAAGTAGATGCATTTCCATTATCAATGGATGACGACTTATTTAAAGTGATTCAAACAGCTTCCAAACAGAGTGCATGTCATATTTATATGACAGCTACGCCGCCGAAGAAACTATTATCGACGATAAGTAAAGATAATGTGATTAAATTACCTGCACGATTCCACCGACAACCACTTCCGGTACCCAATTTTCAATATTTAAAGTTTAATCCTAAGAAAGTTCAATATAAATTATTAAATTTTTTATCCCAACAAATACAACGTCAACGATATACTTTAGTATTTTTTAATCACATTGATTGCATGATTAAAGCTTTTAAGACGTATCAAGCTCAAATACCGAATTTAATATATATTCACAGTGAAGATGAGCAACGCTTTGAAAAAGTACAATCTTTAAGGGCAGGTAATCATGTTGTTGTTTTTACCACTACTATTCTTGAACGAGGTTTTACTATGGAAAAGTTGGATGTCGTAGTAATTGATGCTGACCAGTTTTCTAAAGAAGCATTAATACAGATTGCAGGTCGTGTAGGGAGAAAGAAGCAAGCGCCAAACGGGCATGTGATTTATTATCATAATGGTGTGTCACTATCGATGATGTTAGCAAGAAAAGATATTAAAAAAATGAATCAACTTGGGAAACAAAAAGGATGGTTAGACATATAA
- the secA gene encoding preprotein translocase subunit SecA yields MGFLSKIVDGNKKETKKLGKLADKVLALEEDTALLTDEEIRNKTKKFQEELAEIEDVKKQNDYLDKILPEAYALVREGSKRVFNMIPYKVQVMGGIAIHHGDIAEMRTGEGKTLTATMPTYLNALAGRGVHVITVNEYLSSVQSEEMAELYEFLGLSVGLNLNSKTTTEKREAYAQDITYSTNNELGFDYLRDNMVNYAEERVMRPLHFAIIDEVDSILIDEARTPLIISGEAEKSTSLYTQANVFAKMLKLDDDYKYDEKTKSVNLTEQGADKAERMFKIDNLYDVQNVEIISHINTALRAHVTLQRDVDYMVVDGEVLIVDQFTGRTMPGRRFSEGLHQAIEAKEGVQIQNESKTMASITFQNYFRMYNKLAGMTGTAKTEEEEFRNIYNMTVTQIPTNKPVQRVDKSDLIYISQKGKFDAVVEDVVEKHKKGQPVLLGTVAVETSEYISNLLKKRGVRHDVLNAKNHEREAEIVANAGQKGSVTIATNMAGRGTDIKLGEGVEEIGGLAVIGTERHESRRIDDQLRGRSGRQGDNGDSRFYLSLQDELMVRFGSERLQKMMGRLGMDDSTPIESKMVSRAVESAQKRVEGNNFDARKRILEYDEVLRKQREIIYNERNDIIDNDDSSQVVDAMLRSTLQRGINYHINEEDDNLDYQPFINYINDVFLQEGELKESEIKGKDSEDIFEVVWSKIEKAYAKQKETLGDQMNEFERMILLRSIDSHWTDHIDTMDQLRQGIHLRSYAQQNPLRDYQNEGHELFDMMMQNIEEDTCKFILKSVVQVEDDIEREKTTDFGEAKHVSAEDGKEKVKPQPIVKGEDIGRNDPCPCGSGKKYKNCHGQA; encoded by the coding sequence ATGGGATTTTTATCAAAAATTGTTGACGGCAATAAAAAAGAAACGAAAAAGTTAGGTAAGTTAGCTGATAAAGTACTCGCATTAGAGGAAGATACAGCACTTTTAACTGATGAAGAAATTCGAAATAAAACTAAGAAATTTCAAGAAGAACTTGCTGAAATTGAAGATGTTAAAAAACAAAATGATTACTTAGATAAAATTTTACCTGAAGCGTATGCACTTGTACGTGAAGGTTCTAAACGCGTTTTTAATATGATTCCATATAAAGTACAAGTTATGGGTGGTATCGCTATTCATCATGGTGATATCGCTGAAATGAGAACAGGTGAAGGTAAAACGTTAACAGCAACAATGCCTACATATTTAAATGCATTAGCAGGGCGAGGCGTTCACGTTATTACAGTCAATGAATATTTATCTAGTGTTCAAAGTGAAGAAATGGCAGAACTATACGAATTTCTAGGTTTATCTGTAGGTCTAAACTTAAATAGTAAAACCACAACTGAAAAACGTGAAGCGTATGCACAAGATATCACATATAGTACGAATAACGAACTAGGATTCGACTATTTGAGAGATAACATGGTGAACTATGCAGAAGAGCGTGTTATGAGACCATTACATTTTGCCATTATTGATGAGGTAGACTCTATTTTAATTGATGAAGCAAGAACACCGCTTATTATTTCAGGTGAAGCAGAAAAATCTACATCACTTTATACACAAGCTAATGTTTTCGCTAAAATGCTAAAATTAGATGATGATTATAAATACGATGAAAAAACAAAATCTGTGAACTTAACAGAACAAGGTGCAGATAAAGCAGAGCGCATGTTTAAGATTGATAATCTTTATGATGTTCAAAACGTAGAAATTATTAGTCATATCAATACGGCATTAAGAGCGCATGTGACTTTACAACGAGATGTTGACTACATGGTTGTAGATGGCGAAGTACTTATCGTTGACCAATTTACTGGTCGTACAATGCCTGGTAGACGTTTCTCTGAAGGTTTACACCAAGCGATCGAAGCTAAAGAAGGCGTACAAATTCAAAATGAATCTAAAACAATGGCTTCTATCACCTTCCAAAACTATTTCAGAATGTACAATAAGTTAGCAGGTATGACAGGTACTGCTAAAACAGAGGAAGAAGAGTTCCGAAATATTTATAATATGACAGTAACTCAAATCCCGACTAATAAACCTGTACAACGTGTTGATAAATCTGACTTAATTTACATTAGTCAAAAAGGGAAATTTGATGCCGTTGTTGAAGATGTAGTTGAAAAGCATAAAAAAGGACAACCTGTATTATTAGGTACAGTAGCCGTAGAAACATCTGAATATATTTCTAATTTATTAAAAAAACGTGGCGTAAGACATGATGTATTAAACGCTAAAAACCATGAACGAGAAGCGGAAATTGTTGCAAATGCTGGTCAAAAAGGATCAGTTACCATTGCTACAAACATGGCTGGTCGTGGTACAGATATCAAATTAGGTGAAGGCGTTGAAGAAATCGGTGGTTTAGCTGTTATTGGTACAGAACGTCATGAATCACGTCGTATTGATGACCAATTACGTGGTCGTTCAGGTCGTCAAGGTGATAATGGGGATAGTCGCTTCTATTTATCATTACAAGATGAATTAATGGTACGTTTCGGTTCAGAAAGACTACAAAAAATGATGGGCCGATTAGGTATGGATGATTCTACACCAATTGAATCTAAAATGGTTTCAAGAGCAGTAGAATCAGCGCAAAAACGTGTTGAAGGTAACAACTTTGATGCACGTAAACGTATCTTAGAATATGACGAAGTACTACGTAAACAACGTGAAATTATCTATAATGAACGTAACGATATCATTGATAACGATGATAGTTCACAAGTTGTAGATGCCATGTTACGTTCAACATTACAACGTGGAATCAATTATCATATCAATGAAGAGGATGATAACTTAGATTATCAACCATTCATCAACTATATAAATGATGTCTTCTTACAAGAAGGAGAATTGAAAGAGTCAGAAATTAAAGGTAAAGATTCAGAAGATATCTTTGAAGTAGTATGGTCTAAAATTGAAAAAGCTTATGCTAAACAAAAAGAAACGCTTGGCGATCAAATGAATGAATTCGAAAGAATGATTTTATTACGTTCTATTGATAGTCATTGGACAGATCATATAGATACAATGGATCAATTACGTCAAGGTATCCATTTACGTTCATATGCACAACAAAATCCATTACGTGATTATCAAAATGAAGGTCACGAGTTATTTGATATGATGATGCAAAATATCGAAGAAGATACTTGTAAGTTTATATTAAAATCAGTGGTACAAGTTGAAGATGATATTGAACGTGAAAAAACAACAGACTTCGGTGAAGCAAAACATGTATCAGCCGAAGATGGCAAAGAAAAAGTGAAACCACAACCGATTGTTAAAGGTGAAGACATCGGTCGTAATGATCCATGTCCTTGCGGTAGCGGTAAGAAATATAAAAACTGTCATGGACAAGCATAG
- the fakB1 gene encoding fatty acid kinase binding subunit FakB1 codes for MKIAVMTDSTSYLSQDLIDKYNIPVAPLSVTFDDGVSYTEDVNVDIDHFYNKMASSATIPTTSQPAVGEWIQRYEKLREDGYTDVIVVFLSSGISGSYQSGKQAGELVEGINVYAFDSKLAAMMEGCYVLRAIEMVEQGYKPDDIIAELTDMREHTGAYLIVDDLKNLQKSGRITGAQAWVGTLLKMKPVLKFDDGKIVPEEKVRTKKRALKALEDKVLNQVKDYNDVTIYVINGDKTEDGKALLESVKANASSHYQVAYSEFGPVIAAHLGSGGLGLGYTARQIRLN; via the coding sequence ATGAAGATTGCTGTAATGACTGATTCTACTAGCTATCTATCTCAAGATTTAATTGATAAATATAATATCCCAGTTGCACCGTTAAGTGTAACTTTTGATGATGGTGTAAGCTATACTGAAGATGTAAATGTTGATATTGACCATTTTTATAATAAAATGGCTTCTTCAGCAACGATACCTACGACAAGTCAACCGGCTGTAGGTGAATGGATTCAAAGATACGAAAAATTAAGAGAAGATGGTTACACAGATGTGATAGTTGTATTCTTATCTAGTGGAATTAGTGGGAGTTATCAATCTGGGAAGCAAGCTGGAGAGTTAGTTGAAGGCATTAATGTCTATGCATTTGATAGTAAGCTTGCGGCTATGATGGAAGGTTGTTACGTATTACGTGCAATAGAAATGGTAGAACAAGGTTATAAACCAGATGATATCATAGCAGAGTTAACTGATATGAGAGAACATACAGGTGCTTATTTAATTGTAGATGACTTAAAAAATTTACAAAAAAGCGGACGTATTACAGGTGCTCAAGCTTGGGTAGGTACATTGTTAAAAATGAAACCAGTACTTAAATTTGATGATGGTAAAATAGTACCAGAAGAAAAAGTACGTACTAAGAAGAGAGCGCTAAAAGCACTAGAAGATAAAGTCTTAAATCAAGTTAAAGATTATAATGATGTGACAATTTACGTGATTAATGGCGATAAAACAGAGGATGGTAAAGCCTTATTAGAATCTGTCAAAGCCAATGCGTCATCACATTACCAAGTAGCATATTCTGAATTCGGACCAGTGATTGCCGCGCACTTAGGATCTGGTGGGTTAGGTTTAGGCTACACTGCACGACAAATTAGACTTAATTAG